Within Eggerthella timonensis, the genomic segment TCGTGGCCGTCAACGCGCTCGCCCGGCAGCGCGACGTACACGTCGCCCGCGCGCACGTCGCGCGAGTCCCAGGTGAGGCCGGTGGCCAGCGCGCGGGCATCGAGCGGCTCGATCACGAACGAGCCCCCGGTGCATGCGGCTATCTGCTTCGCGTTCAAACGCATGGGCCGTCCTTACTCCGCGGCCGGCTCGTCGCCGAACGCGCGGCGCAGCTCCTCGGCGGCCACGATGCGATCGTCGAAGCTGAGCACCTGATCGCCCACCAGCTGGTAGTCCTCATGGCCCTTGCCCGCGATGAGGATCGAGTCGCCCGCCTTCGCCTGCGCGATGGCCAGCGCGATGGCGGCGCGACGGTCGGCCTCCACCTCGAAGCGGCCCTCGCCCGAGCCCATGCCGCTGACGATGTCCTCGATGATGGCCTGCGGATCCTCGGTGCGCGGGTTGTCCGACGTCACCACCGCATGGTCGGCCGCCAGCGCGGCGCGGCCCATGATGGGACGCTTGCTGGCATCGCGGTCGCCGCCGCAGCCGAACACGCAGATGGTGCGCCCCGGGGTGAGCGCCATGATGGACGCGAGCGCCTTCTCCAGCGCATCGGGGGTATGGGCGTAGTCCACGAACACCGACACGCCGCCCGTGTTCGGCGCGTTCACGCGCTCCAAGCGCCCGGGGATCTGCGGCGCTTCCTCGAGCGCCTCGACGACGACGTCGGCCGAGAAGCCCAGCTGCAGCCCGATGCCGAACGCGCACATGATGTTCTCGACGTTGAACCGGCCCACGAGCGGGTAGTCGAACGTGTAGAGGCTCCCGCGCACGTCGAGCGTGACGGTGGTGTGCGTGGGCGCGTACTGCACGTCCACGGGATGGATCTGCGCAGACGGGTCGAAGCCCGTCGTGACCACGCTGTCCTCGGCCACCGACGAGCGGCGCAGCAGCTCCTTGCCCCACTTGTCGTCGATGCAGATCACACGCTTGGCCGGGTAATCCTTCGAGAACAGGCGCGCCTTAGCCTCGAAGTAGGCCTCGAACGTGTGATGGTAGTCGAGGTGATCCTGGGTCAGGTTGGAGAACGCCGTGACGGCGAACGAGGTGCCCCACGTGCGGTCGAGGTCGAGCGCGTGCGAGCTCACCTCCATGGCCACCGTGTCGCAGCGCGCGTCGCGCATGCGGGCGAACAGCTGCTGAAGGTCGGGCGATTCCGGCGTGGTGTGGGCCGACTTCTCGGCCGCGTCGCCGATGCGGATGCCCACGGTGCCGATGACGCCCGTGCGCTTGCCCGCCACGCGGGCGATGTGCTCCACGAGGTAGGTGGTGGTGGTCTTGCCGTTCGTGCCCGTGATGCCCACGAGCGCGATGTCCTTGGAAGGATGGTCGTAGAAGTTCGCCGCGGCGGCCGCCATGGCCTTGCGCGTGTCCTTCACCACGATCTCGGTCACGTCGGTGGCATCGGCCAGGTAGACTTTGCGCTCGACCACGAGCACCTTCGCGCCGCGGTCGATGGCGTCTTGGGCGAACGAGTGCCCGTCCGAGGTCATGCCCACCACGCAGAAGAACGCGTCGCCGGGTTGCACCCGATCGCTGCGGTAGGCGATACCGCTCACCTCGTCGTCGGCGTTGCCGAGGATGGTGCAGTCGATACCTGCGAACAGTTCGGTACAGGTCTTGCCCATGGCTTCCTCACTCCGGGTAAATATTGAATCGGTCGATGGCTGTAGTCATTATATCCTTAAAAATCGGCGTGACCACACCGTCGGTGGGAACCTCGTTGGCACCCACAAAACAAACCAATTGGCTGGAAGAATCGGCCAGGAACCCGGTAAAGGCCAGGTTGTACACCCCTTTTCGGTAACCGCCGTTCTCCTCGTCGTAGATCTCCGCCGTGGACGTCTTGCCGGCCACGTCGAATCCGTCGATGGCGGCGGCCTTGCCCGTGCCGTTGGTGACGACGGTCTTCAGCATGTCGGTCATCGTGGAGATGGCCTCCTTGTTCTCGATGACGTCCTGCGTGGCGTACTCGGGCGTCTCGCCGCTCAGCGGCTTCGACAGCAGGAAGTGCGGGGTGCATTCCACGCCGTCGTTCACGAGCGCGCCGTAGAAGCGCGTGATCTGCAGCGGGGTGAGCGAGATGCCCTGGCCGAACGACACGTTGTAGGCCTGCACCTTGCTCCATTGGTCGAAGTCGAGCAGGTAGCCGATCTGCTCGCCGGGGTAGTCCACGCCCGTGAGCGAGTTCAGGTTGTACTTGAGAATGTGGTCGTACAGCTCCTTGAAGCCCATTTGCTCGGACGCGAGCGAGATGCCGATGTTCGACGACTGGTCGAGGATCTCCTTCAGCGTGTACGTAGCGTCGCCGCGCTCGTGCGCGTCGCGGATCTCGTAGCCGTCAGCCGTGATGACCGCAGGGCAGAACACCTCGGTCTCAGGCGCCATGGTGTTCGTCTCGAGGATGGCCATCGTGGACACCGACTTGAAGATGGAGCCCGGCTCGAACAGGTCGGTCACGCATTTGAGGCGGGGCGCGTCGGCCTCCATCTCGGTGCGGTCTGCCGGGTTGAGCAGGGGCAGCGATGCCGCGGCGTAGATCTCGCCCGTGCCGCCGTCCATCACGACCGCGCTGCCGCCGTTGGCCGTGATGCCCTTCTCGTCGGCCGTCAGACGCTCCTCCACGTACTGCTGCAGCTCGATGTCGATGGATATGATGATGTCCTCGCCGTTCACGGCCTGCTTGGAATCGTGCGCGCCGCCCGGGATGGGCGTGCCGTCGGGGCTGCGCTCCTCGCGCGTGTAGCCCGCCTCGCCCGACAGGATGTCGTCGTAGTACAGCTCGAGGCCCGATACCCCCTGGTAGTACTCGCGGTTGTTCTCCTGGTCGGTCTCCAGCGTGCACACGCCGATCACCTGGCCGCCTACCTGCTTGTTCGGGTACTCGCGCTTCCACACCGTCTTGTAGCGGATGCCGAAGTCCATGCCCTCGCGCGACCCGCCCTCGGCCGAGAGCTCGCTCGTGCGCGCCTGCAGGCTCTCGCCCGTCGCCACGTCGGCCTTCTCCTTGACCACTGCATAGCGCGTGTTCGGCGCGGTGATGGCTTCGAGGTAATCGGACTTCTGGCCGCCCAGCACGTCGACGAGCACCTGAGCCGTGGCGTCCACGTCGTCCACCTCCACCGGGTCGATGTAGATGGTGGTGGATTCCACGGAGGTCGCCAGCACGACGCCGTTGCGGTCGTAGATGGTGCCGCGGCGCGGCTCGATCCAATCGTAGCTCATGCGCGCGTTCTCGGCCTCGGAAGCCATGGCGGGAGCGGCGATCACCTGCAGGTACGCCAAGCGCAGCACGAACAGCGCCGCGATGGCGGCGAAGACGAGGATGGGCAGGAACACGCGGTTCGAGTTGGCGTTGAAGTCCGCCGTCGCGGTCGAGCGGGCGGGGGTGCGAGCAGGTCGGGCCCCTCGCGCGGCATGCGGGGGGCGCGAGGGGCGCGCGGACGAACGGGAGCTTCCGCGACCGCGAGCAGGGCGCTCGCCTCGCGGCGTGTGCGATCTATCGGACATCGGCTTTACGCCTCGGAGCCAGCCGCTATGGCCACGCTCTTGGACAGGGACAGCGCGCCGGACTCGTCGGTGGCGACGACGTCCTTCCCCAGGTCGATGACGCCCGTGGTCTCAGGGGCCGCCATGCCCAGCTTGTTCGCCTGCTGCTTCACCTTCGTGGGGTTGGACAGCGTGCTCTGCGACACCTCGAGGGCGGCGCCCGACGAGCGGGCATCGCTGATCTGGCTCGTCAGCTCGCTCGACTGCATCGTTGTGGATATCGTGGCGGACATGAGCCCGATGCGCACGAACCCCACGATGGACACCACGAGCAGCACCACAGCGGCGACCTTCGCCAGGAACACGACGCTCGAGGGCAGCGTCGGGGTTTGGGTACGGGTGCCGCGGCCCGGCACGACGCTGATGCGCTCGCGCGGCGCACGCTCGGGTGCGCGCTCGGGGTAGTACGAATACGCTGGTGCTGCGCCCATAACCGACCCCCTTTCTGTGTTTTGGCTGCGTGTAAAGGTCGTGTGCGGTGCGTATGTCGCCCGCTTGTCTCAGCGGGGCGGTTGTCAGCTCTTCTGCGCGACGCGGAGCTTGGCGCTGCGCGCGCGAGGGTTGCGCTCGATTTCATCGGCAGTCGGCAGAACCGGCTTTTTGGTGACGATGTCGAGTATCGGCTGCTTCCCGCACGCGCAGACCGGCAGGTCGGGCGGGCAGGTGCATCGGTTCGCGAACTTCGCGAACGTCTCCTTGACGATGCGGTCCTCGAGCGAGTGGTAGCTGATCACCACGAGCCTGCCGCCGGGGTTGAGCCAGCGGATGG encodes:
- a CDS encoding cell division protein FtsL, giving the protein MGAAPAYSYYPERAPERAPRERISVVPGRGTRTQTPTLPSSVVFLAKVAAVVLLVVSIVGFVRIGLMSATISTTMQSSELTSQISDARSSGAALEVSQSTLSNPTKVKQQANKLGMAAPETTGVIDLGKDVVATDESGALSLSKSVAIAAGSEA
- a CDS encoding UDP-N-acetylmuramoyl-L-alanyl-D-glutamate--2,6-diaminopimelate ligase; amino-acid sequence: MGKTCTELFAGIDCTILGNADDEVSGIAYRSDRVQPGDAFFCVVGMTSDGHSFAQDAIDRGAKVLVVERKVYLADATDVTEIVVKDTRKAMAAAAANFYDHPSKDIALVGITGTNGKTTTTYLVEHIARVAGKRTGVIGTVGIRIGDAAEKSAHTTPESPDLQQLFARMRDARCDTVAMEVSSHALDLDRTWGTSFAVTAFSNLTQDHLDYHHTFEAYFEAKARLFSKDYPAKRVICIDDKWGKELLRRSSVAEDSVVTTGFDPSAQIHPVDVQYAPTHTTVTLDVRGSLYTFDYPLVGRFNVENIMCAFGIGLQLGFSADVVVEALEEAPQIPGRLERVNAPNTGGVSVFVDYAHTPDALEKALASIMALTPGRTICVFGCGGDRDASKRPIMGRAALAADHAVVTSDNPRTEDPQAIIEDIVSGMGSGEGRFEVEADRRAAIALAIAQAKAGDSILIAGKGHEDYQLVGDQVLSFDDRIVAAEELRRAFGDEPAAE
- a CDS encoding peptidoglycan D,D-transpeptidase FtsI family protein, coding for MSDRSHTPRGERPARGRGSSRSSARPSRPPHAARGARPARTPARSTATADFNANSNRVFLPILVFAAIAALFVLRLAYLQVIAAPAMASEAENARMSYDWIEPRRGTIYDRNGVVLATSVESTTIYIDPVEVDDVDATAQVLVDVLGGQKSDYLEAITAPNTRYAVVKEKADVATGESLQARTSELSAEGGSREGMDFGIRYKTVWKREYPNKQVGGQVIGVCTLETDQENNREYYQGVSGLELYYDDILSGEAGYTREERSPDGTPIPGGAHDSKQAVNGEDIIISIDIELQQYVEERLTADEKGITANGGSAVVMDGGTGEIYAAASLPLLNPADRTEMEADAPRLKCVTDLFEPGSIFKSVSTMAILETNTMAPETEVFCPAVITADGYEIRDAHERGDATYTLKEILDQSSNIGISLASEQMGFKELYDHILKYNLNSLTGVDYPGEQIGYLLDFDQWSKVQAYNVSFGQGISLTPLQITRFYGALVNDGVECTPHFLLSKPLSGETPEYATQDVIENKEAISTMTDMLKTVVTNGTGKAAAIDGFDVAGKTSTAEIYDEENGGYRKGVYNLAFTGFLADSSSQLVCFVGANEVPTDGVVTPIFKDIMTTAIDRFNIYPE